TCTGGTTTTTGAAATTTCCACACCTTCACTCGATTCCGATAGAGTTTTGATTCAAAAAATTGCCCATCAAAATCCAAAAACAAAAATTATTCTGGTCGGACAAAACATCGCCTATGATGCAAAAAATCTTTTGGATACACTTCCTGTTTTTGCCTGTATCAAAGGAGAATATGAAAAGGGAGTTGCTCAAGCAATTTCTGGAAATCGCGGTGGAGTTCTCGAATTTAATTTACTCGATCAGACAGAGATGGACGCTGCTCCTGCAGCCATGCGGCGGGAAGGTCTCTATGAATATTATGATGTAGGATATTTCCATGGGAAAGGTCCTATCCTCCAGCTTTGGACTTCTCGTGGTTGTCCCTTCAAATGCTCCTTTTGCACCTGGCCTCAATCGATGACGCTTAACAAGGTACGCTATTATTCAGCAGATTCCTTAAGAAAAGAAATCACACAAACCTTAAAAAAATTCCCAAGTTTCAAAGCGATTTATTTTGATGATGACACCTTCAACCTGAATGACCGTCATGTTCTTGAAGTCTGTAAGGTAGTCGAAGAATTTAAACTTCCTTGGAGTGCCATGTGTCGTGCGGATACCCTTAAGGAAAGTACCTGGGAAGCCATGGCCAGCGCCGACTGTGTGGGAGTAAAAATCGGAGTGGAATCTGCAAGTCAACGAATTTTAGATGAAGTAATCCACAAAAACCTCAATTTGGAGGATGTGCGCCATTTTGTTCCTTTCATTCGATCTTTAGGCATCAAAGTACACGGCACCTTCATGTATGGAAATCCAACGGAAACTGAGGAAGAAATGCTAGCTACTAAACGCTTTATCGAAGAAGTCGGCTTCGATCACGTGCAAGAAAGCGGTGCCGCGCCTTTAGCTGGAACAAAACTTTGGAATTTGAATGAGCAGACTCATCTTTTGAATGAAACGGATGGGAAAAAATATCAGGAAGCCCTGGAAAGAAAATTAGTCCAATATGTGTAATTTATGACCAAACACACTTCTCCATTTGTTGATCTTGATTTCTACATTCCTGTGAAAGACGGTGAAAAATATATCGCTGCCTGTCTGGAAAGCGTGTGCTCTCAAACTTTAAAGCCCAAAAGAATAGTAGTTTATTTGCATACCCCCTGCTTGGATAAAACCGAAGAAATTGCCAAACAGTTTCCAGTTGAAATTCATCGAGTAGATGTTCCTTTGAGCGATGTACGCAACATTGCCTTAAAAGAAATGGATGCAAAATGGATAGGCTGCTGCGATGCCGACGTGGTTTTAGCACCTGATTGGATAGAAAAACTTTGGTCCAAAACTTCTGGAAACTATAGCTTGATTTCTGGAAACACTCAGGAGCGTATTCAAACCTTGGGTGATTGGTGCCGCTCCATTCTTTCACCCCACAACTGGGGGGAATATGATGTCGATAATCCCTATATCTTTGCCCCAGACATGTTGGCTTTAAGACAACGGTTGGCCGATTTGACAGGATACCGTTCGGGTTTATTCAATTATGAAGATTC
This genomic stretch from Deltaproteobacteria bacterium harbors:
- a CDS encoding radical SAM protein gives rise to the protein MKILFSNPPWEVEGRHTVRAGSRWPHSYKTTPGAKYTYKPFPFFLSYAASYCQERLPNSEIILRDSLLNQESVENFLSFLLKNEFDYLVFEISTPSLDSDRVLIQKIAHQNPKTKIILVGQNIAYDAKNLLDTLPVFACIKGEYEKGVAQAISGNRGGVLEFNLLDQTEMDAAPAAMRREGLYEYYDVGYFHGKGPILQLWTSRGCPFKCSFCTWPQSMTLNKVRYYSADSLRKEITQTLKKFPSFKAIYFDDDTFNLNDRHVLEVCKVVEEFKLPWSAMCRADTLKESTWEAMASADCVGVKIGVESASQRILDEVIHKNLNLEDVRHFVPFIRSLGIKVHGTFMYGNPTETEEEMLATKRFIEEVGFDHVQESGAAPLAGTKLWNLNEQTHLLNETDGKKYQEALERKLVQYV